One part of the Micrococcus sp. 2A genome encodes these proteins:
- a CDS encoding MFS transporter, with product MQIAEQERIASPTFVLAWVVSFLQFVVFYALVTTMALYAVRQFAASEAGAGLASSSFVIGATLARIVTGHVVDRFGRRRVLLVALAVVVVSCALYLPASSLPALIVVRMLHGAAYAFASTAVMAAAQSAIPASRRAEGTGILALGTTLATAIGPALGLFLVGSAGYGWLFWTTLGVTAASLLLALALGEHPAAAPAPVPAPDPAPAGVDHGEALTPGEKGASEVPVEHPAPAVGFRLRSVLHPAVVPIAGFMLIVGLAYSGVITYLDAYSVDRGLTAGAGFFFLAYAAAMLLMRLTLGTVQDRRGDDVVVYPALVCFLAALLLLATATQDWQVVVAGALSGLGYGTLMPAAQAIAVNAVPAHQLGAGISTLMLFADVGLGLGPVALGGLVAAAGYGAMYAVLAAALVVGCVYYFAVHGRKHGRNGTAAAR from the coding sequence ATGCAAATCGCCGAGCAGGAACGCATCGCCTCCCCCACCTTCGTGCTCGCGTGGGTGGTCTCCTTCCTCCAGTTCGTCGTGTTCTACGCGCTCGTCACCACCATGGCCCTCTACGCCGTGCGCCAGTTCGCGGCATCCGAGGCCGGTGCGGGGCTCGCGTCGAGCTCCTTCGTCATCGGAGCCACGCTCGCCCGGATCGTCACCGGCCACGTGGTGGACCGGTTCGGCCGCCGTCGGGTCCTGCTGGTCGCGCTCGCCGTCGTCGTGGTCTCGTGCGCGCTGTACCTGCCGGCCTCGTCCCTGCCGGCACTCATCGTCGTGCGCATGCTGCACGGTGCGGCCTACGCGTTCGCCAGCACGGCCGTGATGGCCGCGGCGCAGTCCGCCATCCCGGCCTCCCGACGCGCGGAGGGCACGGGCATCCTGGCCCTGGGCACCACGCTCGCCACCGCGATCGGCCCCGCCCTGGGCCTCTTCCTCGTCGGCTCGGCCGGCTACGGATGGCTGTTCTGGACCACGCTCGGCGTGACCGCGGCCAGCCTGCTCCTCGCCCTCGCCCTGGGCGAGCACCCCGCGGCCGCCCCGGCACCGGTCCCGGCACCGGACCCGGCCCCGGCCGGCGTGGACCACGGCGAGGCCCTCACCCCGGGCGAGAAGGGCGCGAGCGAGGTGCCCGTCGAGCATCCGGCGCCCGCGGTCGGCTTCCGCCTGCGCTCCGTGCTGCACCCGGCGGTGGTGCCGATCGCCGGGTTCATGCTCATCGTGGGCCTGGCCTACTCCGGGGTCATCACCTACCTCGACGCCTACTCCGTGGACCGCGGGCTCACGGCCGGAGCGGGGTTCTTCTTCCTCGCCTACGCGGCCGCCATGCTGCTGATGCGCCTGACCCTCGGCACGGTGCAGGACCGCCGCGGCGACGACGTCGTGGTGTACCCCGCGCTGGTCTGCTTCCTCGCCGCGCTGCTGCTGCTGGCGACTGCCACGCAGGACTGGCAGGTGGTGGTGGCCGGCGCTCTGAGCGGCCTGGGCTACGGCACGCTCATGCCGGCGGCGCAGGCGATCGCCGTCAACGCCGTGCCGGCCCACCAGCTCGGCGCCGGCATCTCCACGCTCATGCTGTTCGCCGACGTCGGCCTGGGCCTGGGGCCGGTCGCCCTCGGCGGGCTCGTGGCCGCGGCCGGCTACGGGGCGATGTACGCCGTGCTCGCGGCGGCACTCGTGGTCGGCTGCGTGTACTACTTCGCGGTGCACGGCCGGAAGCACGGCCGGAACGGGACCGCCGCCGCCCGCTGA
- a CDS encoding 4a-hydroxytetrahydrobiopterin dehydratase codes for MSETPVTDPRRLLRTAEVADAGLEDWRLLAGRLKARFTPADYATGLELAARIGAAAQDADHHPELTLTYTDVVLTLASHDVGGVTSRDLRMARRISGIARELGVRADVAGLTQLELALDTARGAAQARIYAALFGADVTGDGDLADPSGQTPSMWWQGPEGEASTGEHALPAPEVEQRWHLDVWVAPEEAEARLQAALDAGATLLSDASAPSFWVIEDADGNRACVCTALRPDHEH; via the coding sequence ATGAGTGAGACCCCCGTCACGGACCCCCGCCGCCTCCTGCGCACCGCCGAGGTGGCCGACGCCGGCCTGGAGGACTGGCGCCTGCTCGCCGGCCGCCTCAAGGCGCGCTTCACCCCGGCGGACTACGCCACCGGCCTCGAGCTCGCCGCCCGGATCGGCGCCGCGGCGCAGGACGCCGACCACCACCCCGAGCTCACGCTCACCTATACGGACGTGGTGCTCACACTCGCCAGCCACGACGTCGGCGGGGTCACCTCCCGCGACCTGCGCATGGCCCGGCGCATCAGCGGGATCGCCCGGGAGCTGGGCGTGCGCGCCGACGTCGCCGGCCTGACCCAGCTGGAGCTCGCCCTCGACACCGCGCGCGGGGCGGCCCAGGCGCGGATCTACGCGGCGCTGTTCGGCGCCGATGTCACGGGGGACGGCGACCTCGCCGACCCGAGCGGGCAGACGCCGTCGATGTGGTGGCAGGGCCCGGAGGGCGAGGCTTCCACCGGGGAGCACGCCCTGCCCGCCCCCGAGGTGGAGCAGCGCTGGCACCTGGACGTGTGGGTGGCCCCGGAGGAGGCGGAGGCCCGCCTGCAGGCCGCCCTCGACGCCGGGGCCACTCTGCTCAGCGACGCCTCCGCGCCCTCGTTCTGGGTGATCGAGGACGCCGACGGCAATCGGGCGTGCGTCTGCACCGCGCTGCGCCCCGACCACGAGCACTGA
- a CDS encoding DUF2809 domain-containing protein has product MSTLPPTSARRRAALACAAALVLVLGLGVRLLLHGAWTGPAGDALYAVLVYLVVAFVLPRQRSLTVGGVAFAACAAIELFQLTGLPVAWAQAFPLVRLVLGTTFVAGDLLLYALGCAAAALADAGVRARRR; this is encoded by the coding sequence GTGAGCACCCTTCCCCCGACCTCCGCACGACGTCGGGCCGCCCTGGCGTGCGCCGCGGCCCTCGTGCTGGTGCTGGGACTCGGCGTCCGCCTCCTGCTCCACGGCGCGTGGACCGGGCCCGCCGGCGACGCCCTCTATGCGGTGCTCGTGTACCTCGTGGTGGCGTTCGTGCTGCCGCGGCAGAGATCCCTCACGGTGGGCGGCGTCGCGTTCGCGGCCTGCGCGGCGATCGAGCTGTTCCAGCTCACGGGCCTGCCCGTGGCGTGGGCGCAGGCCTTCCCACTGGTGCGGCTGGTGCTGGGGACGACGTTCGTGGCGGGCGACCTGCTGCTCTACGCGCTCGGCTGCGCGGCGGCCGCCCTGGCTGACGCGGGGGTGCGGGCGCGTCGACGGTGA
- a CDS encoding endonuclease/exonuclease/phosphatase family protein gives MTLLGRIAVATLWAVLLAASVVVLAPGSAPGQWLGTRIPVAQALAFPGVFGASAVVLGLAALLLSAARARRVSPRVSAVVAGPAVTLMLLGVLLTAFPVGPPWSVGPAGAVGNTGPMLRVTVFNSLDTLTAADVDRLVTHLDPDVLVLPEASPARVRRAVAGTGFAGGVHSATEAGFSAGRPAGVAPTTIAVHARLGAVAPGGPVPTTFGAVRLDPASPASEDPGPHGVLPAILGVHTAPPVPRLMDAWRADLERLAVADADAVADGGPLILAGDLNATLRHGPLAARTRLVDTAAQCPGSPEGTWPAERPAWLRTPIDHVLVTPDVEVVDCATLRVGASDHLAYAATLRLVGDPVGRGGGVG, from the coding sequence ATGACGCTCCTGGGCCGGATCGCCGTCGCCACCCTCTGGGCCGTCCTCCTCGCGGCCAGCGTCGTCGTCCTCGCCCCGGGCAGCGCGCCGGGGCAGTGGCTGGGCACGCGGATCCCCGTGGCACAGGCGCTCGCGTTCCCGGGGGTGTTCGGCGCGTCCGCCGTCGTCCTGGGCTTGGCGGCGCTCCTCCTCTCCGCGGCCCGGGCGCGGCGCGTGAGCCCGCGGGTCAGCGCCGTCGTCGCCGGACCGGCCGTGACGCTGATGCTGCTGGGCGTCCTGCTGACCGCGTTCCCGGTGGGGCCGCCCTGGTCCGTGGGCCCGGCCGGCGCCGTCGGGAACACGGGTCCGATGCTGCGGGTCACCGTGTTCAACAGCCTCGACACCCTGACCGCGGCGGACGTCGACCGACTCGTGACCCACCTCGACCCGGACGTCCTCGTGCTGCCGGAGGCCTCACCGGCCCGCGTCCGCCGGGCCGTGGCAGGGACGGGCTTCGCCGGGGGTGTCCACTCGGCGACCGAGGCCGGATTCAGTGCCGGCCGGCCCGCAGGGGTCGCGCCGACGACGATCGCCGTCCACGCACGCCTCGGGGCGGTCGCCCCGGGGGGCCCGGTCCCGACGACGTTCGGCGCGGTCCGCCTCGACCCTGCCAGCCCGGCGTCTGAGGACCCCGGCCCCCACGGCGTCCTCCCCGCGATCCTCGGGGTGCACACCGCCCCGCCCGTGCCCCGGTTGATGGATGCGTGGCGCGCCGACCTGGAGAGGCTGGCCGTCGCAGACGCCGATGCCGTGGCGGACGGCGGGCCACTGATCCTCGCCGGCGACCTCAACGCCACTCTCCGGCACGGGCCGCTGGCGGCCCGGACGCGACTGGTGGACACGGCGGCGCAGTGCCCCGGGAGCCCGGAGGGGACGTGGCCGGCCGAGCGGCCCGCCTGGCTCCGCACCCCGATCGACCACGTGCTCGTCACCCCCGACGTCGAGGTGGTCGACTGCGCGACGCTGCGGGTCGGTGCGTCCGACCACCTCGCCTACGCGGCGACGCTCCGCCTGGTGGGCGACCCTGTGGGCCGGGGTGGGGGAGTCGGTTGA